Proteins encoded within one genomic window of Fibrobacter sp. UWB16:
- a CDS encoding FISUMP domain-containing protein has protein sequence MREFFWAFVSVFLAFAFWACSDSSVGAGDEDSRAGIFVDARDSQSYKTIEIGGQVWMAQNLNYFDTSDSLYKRTSCYNDSAEYCEKQGRLYAWNVAMVACPQGWKIPSKADFDNLIEAVGGFDFAADSLMALEFISEIGGGYHFLEYYNYFDEYAYFWTTDEVRVNYARTVMLEKDRSSVSYDETYEEFALSVRCVRK, from the coding sequence ATGAGAGAATTTTTCTGGGCTTTCGTTTCAGTCTTTTTAGCATTCGCGTTTTGGGCGTGTTCGGATTCTTCGGTGGGCGCTGGGGACGAGGATTCTCGCGCAGGCATTTTCGTTGACGCTCGCGATTCGCAAAGCTACAAAACCATTGAAATTGGTGGCCAAGTCTGGATGGCTCAAAACTTGAATTATTTTGATACTTCGGACTCGCTTTACAAGAGAACTTCTTGCTATAACGACAGCGCAGAATATTGTGAGAAGCAGGGGAGACTTTACGCCTGGAATGTAGCGATGGTTGCTTGCCCGCAAGGTTGGAAAATCCCATCAAAAGCAGATTTTGACAACTTGATTGAAGCTGTAGGCGGTTTTGATTTTGCCGCCGATTCCTTGATGGCGCTGGAATTTATTTCGGAAATCGGTGGCGGTTACCATTTCTTGGAGTACTATAATTATTTTGACGAATACGCCTACTTTTGGACGACAGACGAGGTCCGTGTAAATTACGCCCGCACTGTAATGCTCGAAAAAGACCGTTCTAGCGTATCGTACGATGAAACCTACGAAGAATTTGCCCTCTCCGTCAGATGTGTGAGGAAATGA
- a CDS encoding N-formylglutamate amidohydrolase → MKAPALMITCEHASNAVPDFVLRALRDSKIPDDILASHRAYDIGAYKVFSILVKRLKPDFHCSSRFTRLVVDMNRSATNKTFFSEYTVGLPSSVKSHMLSLWEKYREKIESFVASEIPERARKNEKNAPKEAPLKVIHLGIHSFTPILNGIERDADVGILYDPSRPAEVKIAQTLIQNIHERAPWLKIRKNYPYLGKSDGLTTTLRQKFGPSYAGLEIEINQKLLNF, encoded by the coding sequence ATGAAAGCTCCGGCACTGATGATTACCTGCGAACATGCGAGCAACGCTGTGCCGGATTTCGTCCTGCGCGCGCTCCGCGATTCAAAGATTCCCGATGACATTCTCGCCTCCCACCGCGCTTACGACATTGGCGCATACAAAGTATTTTCAATTCTTGTAAAACGTTTAAAGCCCGACTTCCATTGCTCTAGCCGATTTACAAGACTCGTGGTCGACATGAACCGCAGTGCGACCAACAAGACGTTCTTTTCGGAGTACACCGTCGGATTACCAAGCTCTGTAAAATCGCACATGCTGAGCCTTTGGGAAAAGTACCGCGAGAAAATTGAAAGCTTTGTCGCGAGTGAAATTCCTGAGAGAGCGCGCAAAAATGAGAAAAATGCACCTAAGGAAGCGCCGCTCAAGGTCATCCACCTCGGTATTCATAGCTTTACGCCTATATTAAATGGTATCGAGCGAGATGCCGATGTCGGGATTCTCTATGACCCGAGCCGACCTGCCGAAGTAAAAATTGCGCAAACGCTCATCCAGAACATCCACGAACGCGCACCGTGGCTTAAAATCCGCAAGAATTACCCGTATTTGGGCAAGTCCGATGGCCTTACGACCACGCTTCGCCAAAAGTTCGGCCCAAGTTACGCGGGACTTGAAATCGAGATTAACCAAAAGCTGCTTAATTTTTAA
- the nifJ gene encoding pyruvate:ferredoxin (flavodoxin) oxidoreductase, with protein sequence MAKKMIACDGNEATANVAFAVSEVAAIYPITPSSPMAEHADNWSAAGKKNIWGQVPRVFEMQSEGGAAGTVHGALQAGALTTTFTASQGLLLMIPNMYKIAGELTPTVFHVTARALAMQGLSIFGDHSDVMACRQTGFAMLASSCVQECQDLALVAHASTLESRVPFMHFFDGFRTSHEVMKIEALEDGVIRNVIDEKYVKACRERCLTPDRPTMRGTAQNPDVYFQGRETVNPFYAKVPEIVQKYMDKVASYTGRQYHIVDYVGAADADRVIISMGSSTCTIGDTVKYLNSKGEKVGLVNIRLYRPFPMEAVVAALPKTVKKIAVLDRCKEPGSAGEPLFQDALTAISEAVMAGKMAMPKMIGGRYGLSSKEFTPAMVKAIFDELSKAEPKARFTVGINDDVCHTSLTIDPNFKLESDFFQAMFFGLGSDGTVGANKNSIKIIGNETDNYAQGYFVYDSKKSGSMTTSHLRFGKSIIDAPYLIGENEADFVACHHTPHLESIDMLKYAKVGATFLVNTPHSADTVWDTFPRPVQEAIIKKHLKVFVIDAYAVAAKTGMGRRINTVMQTCFFSKLGNVLDAETAIKYIKKYAEKTYAKKGMEVVQKNWDAIDASLANLFEVKVPSAVTSTKEFRAPIHGNAPKFVNEVTAEIIKGNGELLPVSKMPCDGVFPTATTKYEKRDLALNIPSWNPDACVQCGKCAMVCPHAAIRMKVVDESAVKNAPEGFKYTPAKGFKLEGSEKPVFAISVSSYDCTGCGVCTQACIGKDKTDATKKAINMVPQEPIKVQQGKCWDFFVDLPEFDRTKVNKNLVKQAMLLEPLFEFSGSCAGCGETAYVRLVSQLFGDRMVVANATGCSSIYGGNLPTTPWAKNKEGRGPAWANSLFEDNAEFGLGMRLAITKHAKQALSLLEAVNVPAELKEKLTTQKQDDEAGIKAQRENVAALKAALAGATDDASVSLRDEFADYLVKKSVWIFGGDGWAYDIGYGGLDHVMATGENVNICVLDTEVYSNTGGQASKATNRGAVALFAAAGKRAGKKDLGLIAMSYKNVYVGRIALGANDAQALKVLQEAEAHNGPSLIICYCPCINHGFDLNSQLQHQKMAVDSGYWTLLRYNPALAAEGKSPLILDSKKPTIPVAEYIYTENRYKQLTRNNPEVAKKLADDLQKEVDARYAFYDAMSKDTEGLISL encoded by the coding sequence ATGGCAAAAAAGATGATTGCGTGTGACGGTAACGAAGCCACCGCTAACGTTGCATTTGCGGTTAGCGAAGTCGCTGCAATTTACCCGATTACACCGTCTAGTCCTATGGCTGAGCACGCCGACAACTGGAGTGCTGCAGGCAAGAAGAATATTTGGGGACAGGTTCCCCGCGTGTTTGAAATGCAGTCCGAAGGTGGCGCTGCCGGTACCGTTCACGGTGCTTTGCAGGCCGGTGCTTTGACCACGACCTTCACCGCATCTCAGGGTCTTCTCTTGATGATCCCGAACATGTACAAGATTGCGGGCGAACTGACCCCCACGGTCTTCCACGTCACTGCACGTGCTCTTGCAATGCAGGGCCTTTCCATTTTCGGTGACCACTCCGACGTTATGGCTTGCCGCCAGACGGGTTTTGCAATGCTCGCCTCCAGCTGCGTCCAGGAATGCCAGGACCTCGCTCTCGTGGCCCACGCTTCTACTCTCGAAAGCCGCGTTCCGTTTATGCACTTCTTCGACGGTTTCCGTACCTCTCACGAAGTGATGAAGATTGAAGCTCTCGAAGACGGCGTTATCCGTAACGTCATCGACGAAAAGTATGTGAAGGCTTGCCGTGAACGCTGCCTCACACCGGACCGCCCGACTATGCGCGGTACCGCCCAGAACCCGGACGTCTACTTCCAGGGCCGTGAAACGGTGAACCCGTTCTATGCAAAGGTTCCGGAAATTGTCCAGAAGTACATGGACAAGGTTGCTAGCTACACTGGCCGTCAGTACCACATCGTGGACTACGTCGGTGCCGCTGACGCAGACCGCGTAATCATTTCCATGGGTTCTTCGACCTGCACCATCGGTGACACCGTCAAGTACCTGAACTCCAAGGGCGAAAAGGTCGGTCTCGTCAACATTCGCCTCTACCGTCCGTTCCCGATGGAAGCTGTTGTTGCCGCTCTTCCGAAGACTGTCAAGAAGATTGCTGTCCTCGACCGCTGCAAGGAACCGGGTTCCGCTGGCGAACCGCTTTTCCAGGATGCCCTGACCGCAATTTCCGAAGCCGTGATGGCAGGCAAGATGGCTATGCCGAAGATGATCGGCGGCCGCTACGGTCTTTCCTCCAAGGAATTCACGCCGGCTATGGTCAAGGCCATCTTCGACGAACTCTCCAAGGCTGAACCGAAGGCACGCTTCACAGTCGGTATCAACGACGACGTTTGCCACACGAGCCTCACCATCGACCCGAACTTCAAGCTCGAAAGCGACTTCTTCCAGGCTATGTTCTTCGGTCTCGGCTCTGACGGTACTGTCGGTGCCAACAAGAACTCCATTAAGATTATCGGTAACGAAACCGACAACTACGCTCAGGGCTACTTCGTTTACGACTCCAAGAAGTCCGGCTCCATGACCACCTCTCACCTCCGCTTTGGTAAGAGCATCATCGACGCCCCGTATCTCATTGGCGAAAACGAAGCTGATTTCGTAGCTTGCCACCATACTCCGCATCTCGAATCCATCGACATGCTCAAGTATGCCAAGGTCGGTGCAACGTTCCTCGTGAACACCCCGCACTCCGCCGACACCGTTTGGGATACCTTCCCGCGTCCGGTGCAGGAAGCCATCATCAAGAAGCACCTCAAGGTGTTCGTCATTGACGCTTACGCCGTTGCCGCAAAGACCGGCATGGGCCGCCGCATCAACACTGTGATGCAGACCTGCTTCTTCTCCAAGCTCGGTAACGTGCTCGATGCAGAAACTGCTATCAAGTACATCAAGAAGTACGCCGAAAAGACCTACGCCAAGAAGGGCATGGAAGTGGTCCAGAAGAACTGGGACGCTATCGACGCCTCTCTTGCCAACCTCTTCGAAGTCAAGGTTCCGTCTGCTGTCACCAGCACAAAGGAATTCCGCGCTCCGATCCACGGCAACGCTCCGAAGTTCGTGAACGAAGTCACCGCAGAAATCATCAAGGGCAACGGCGAACTCCTCCCCGTTTCCAAGATGCCTTGCGACGGTGTGTTCCCGACCGCTACCACCAAGTACGAAAAGCGCGACCTCGCCCTCAACATCCCGTCCTGGAATCCGGACGCTTGCGTGCAGTGCGGCAAGTGCGCCATGGTCTGCCCGCATGCAGCCATCCGTATGAAGGTTGTGGACGAATCCGCCGTGAAGAACGCTCCGGAAGGCTTCAAGTACACCCCGGCCAAGGGCTTCAAGCTCGAAGGTTCCGAAAAACCGGTATTTGCAATTTCCGTGTCCAGCTACGACTGTACGGGTTGCGGCGTTTGTACGCAGGCCTGTATCGGTAAGGACAAGACCGACGCCACCAAGAAGGCCATCAACATGGTGCCGCAGGAACCGATCAAGGTTCAGCAAGGCAAGTGCTGGGACTTCTTCGTCGATCTCCCGGAATTCGACCGCACTAAGGTCAACAAGAACCTCGTCAAGCAGGCCATGCTCCTCGAACCGTTGTTCGAATTCTCCGGCTCCTGCGCAGGCTGCGGCGAAACCGCTTATGTGCGTCTCGTTTCTCAGTTGTTCGGTGACCGCATGGTTGTCGCCAACGCTACGGGTTGCTCCTCCATTTACGGTGGTAACCTCCCGACCACTCCGTGGGCAAAGAACAAGGAAGGCCGCGGTCCGGCTTGGGCAAACAGCTTGTTCGAAGACAACGCTGAATTCGGTCTCGGTATGCGCCTCGCTATCACGAAGCATGCCAAGCAGGCTTTGAGCCTCCTCGAAGCCGTGAACGTTCCTGCAGAACTCAAGGAAAAGCTCACGACCCAGAAGCAGGACGATGAAGCCGGCATCAAGGCCCAGCGTGAAAACGTTGCCGCCCTGAAGGCAGCCCTCGCCGGTGCTACCGACGATGCATCTGTAAGCCTCCGCGACGAATTCGCCGACTACCTCGTGAAGAAGTCCGTGTGGATCTTCGGTGGTGACGGTTGGGCATACGATATCGGTTACGGTGGTCTCGACCACGTCATGGCCACGGGCGAAAACGTGAACATCTGCGTCCTCGATACCGAAGTGTACTCCAACACCGGTGGACAGGCATCCAAGGCCACGAACCGTGGCGCAGTCGCCCTCTTCGCTGCAGCTGGTAAGCGCGCTGGCAAGAAGGACCTCGGCCTCATCGCCATGAGCTACAAGAACGTTTACGTGGGCCGTATCGCCCTCGGCGCAAACGATGCTCAGGCCCTGAAGGTTCTTCAGGAAGCAGAAGCTCACAATGGTCCGTCGCTGATTATCTGCTACTGCCCCTGCATCAACCACGGTTTCGATCTCAACAGCCAGCTTCAGCACCAGAAGATGGCCGTGGATTCCGGTTACTGGACTCTGCTCCGTTACAACCCGGCTCTCGCCGCCGAAGGAAAGTCTCCGCTTATCCTCGACTCCAAGAAGCCGACGATTCCGGTTGCAGAATACATCTACACCGAAAACCGCTACAAGCAGCTCACCCGTAACAATCCGGAAGTGGCCAAGAAGCTCGCCGACGACCTCCAGAAGGAAGTCGATGCCCGCTACGCATTCTACGACGCCATGTCTAAGGATACCGAAGGTCTGATCAGCCTCTAA
- a CDS encoding PIN domain-containing protein, whose protein sequence is MNLLIDSNIILDMVQRREPFSANSKEIIADCIKQKYQGFVSAHSLCDIYYILRKDLSVIQRLKLVEMFCQFFTVIPVCN, encoded by the coding sequence ATGAATCTGCTAATTGATTCAAATATTATCCTCGATATGGTCCAACGTCGAGAACCATTCTCGGCCAATTCCAAAGAAATCATAGCGGACTGCATCAAACAAAAATATCAAGGTTTTGTTTCTGCACACTCGTTATGCGACATCTATTACATCCTCAGGAAGGATTTGTCTGTTATCCAGCGTTTGAAACTGGTTGAAATGTTCTGCCAGTTCTTTACTGTAATTCCAGTGTGCAACTAA
- a CDS encoding radical SAM protein: protein MKVCEIFKSIEGEGIRMGQAAVFVRLHGCNLRCSYCDSMYAVEGPDFKQMSVGEILAAVEAYRNESGVKCVTLTGGEPLIHENVGELLTAFSDAGFEVNIETNGTVPCKWQLPGLFYTMDWKCKSSGMSARMKMENIISLGKNDVLKFVVGSVEDLQEAEGVVARLSLTSPDNMPHIFISPVWGELTNEQIVNWMVGSKVMTQNNARFQVQLHKIVWNPDMRGV from the coding sequence ATGAAAGTTTGTGAAATTTTTAAAAGTATCGAAGGCGAAGGGATTCGCATGGGGCAGGCGGCGGTGTTCGTGCGTCTGCACGGCTGTAACTTGCGCTGTAGCTATTGCGATTCGATGTATGCGGTCGAAGGTCCCGATTTTAAGCAGATGAGCGTGGGGGAGATCCTTGCAGCGGTTGAAGCGTATCGCAACGAATCCGGTGTCAAGTGCGTTACGCTCACGGGCGGCGAACCGCTGATTCACGAAAACGTGGGCGAGTTGCTTACTGCATTCAGTGATGCGGGCTTTGAAGTCAACATCGAAACAAACGGCACGGTCCCTTGCAAATGGCAGTTACCAGGGCTGTTCTACACAATGGACTGGAAGTGCAAAAGTAGCGGCATGTCGGCCCGAATGAAGATGGAAAATATCATTTCACTCGGCAAAAATGACGTGCTTAAGTTCGTTGTCGGGAGTGTCGAAGACTTGCAAGAAGCGGAAGGCGTTGTCGCGCGACTCTCGCTAACATCTCCAGATAATATGCCGCACATCTTTATTTCGCCGGTATGGGGCGAACTCACCAACGAGCAAATTGTCAATTGGATGGTGGGTAGCAAGGTCATGACGCAAAACAACGCTCGCTTCCAAGTGCAACTGCACAAAATCGTGTGGAACCCCGACATGCGGGGGGTATAA
- the queD gene encoding 6-carboxytetrahydropterin synthase QueD translates to MYRVIKRIEISGAHKLSLPYESKCRGLHGHNWIVTVFCQSETLDENGMVVDFSHIKEIVKGKLDHQFLNDVVDFNPTAENMARWICEQVPHCYKVQVQESEGNTVEYEV, encoded by the coding sequence ATGTACAGAGTTATCAAGCGTATTGAAATTTCTGGGGCTCACAAGCTCTCGCTCCCGTACGAAAGCAAGTGCCGAGGTCTGCATGGCCATAACTGGATTGTCACGGTGTTCTGTCAGTCCGAAACGCTCGACGAGAACGGAATGGTGGTCGATTTTTCGCACATCAAGGAAATCGTGAAGGGCAAACTCGATCACCAGTTCTTGAACGATGTTGTGGACTTTAATCCGACGGCGGAGAACATGGCTCGCTGGATTTGCGAACAAGTGCCGCATTGCTACAAGGTGCAGGTCCAGGAAAGCGAAGGCAATACCGTCGAATACGAAGTTTAG
- the queC gene encoding 7-cyano-7-deazaguanine synthase QueC — MKDALLVLSGGMDSVTLLYERAAEIALAVSFDYGSNHNDKEIPFARMHCEKLGIPHITIPLKFMHDYFTSSLLSGADAIPEGTYADENMKSTVVPFRNGIMLSVAAGLAESRDLKRVMMANHFGDHAIYPDCREEFVKNMSAAISAGTYANITIDAPYTNISKADIARKGKALGLDYSETWSCYKGGKIHCGKCATCLERKAALAEAGINDTTEYEA, encoded by the coding sequence ATGAAAGACGCACTGCTGGTCTTGTCCGGTGGAATGGACAGTGTGACCTTGCTCTACGAACGCGCCGCAGAAATTGCTCTTGCAGTTTCATTCGATTACGGCAGCAATCACAACGACAAAGAAATTCCTTTTGCGCGCATGCATTGCGAAAAACTCGGGATTCCGCACATTACGATTCCGCTCAAGTTCATGCACGATTACTTTACCTCGTCGCTCCTTTCGGGTGCTGACGCTATCCCAGAAGGGACTTACGCCGATGAGAACATGAAATCGACGGTGGTGCCGTTCCGCAATGGCATTATGCTTTCTGTGGCGGCAGGGCTTGCCGAAAGCCGTGACCTCAAGCGCGTGATGATGGCAAACCACTTTGGTGACCATGCGATTTACCCGGACTGCCGCGAAGAATTCGTGAAGAACATGTCGGCGGCGATTTCTGCAGGTACATACGCAAACATCACAATTGATGCTCCGTACACGAACATTTCCAAGGCGGATATCGCTCGCAAGGGTAAGGCTCTTGGCTTGGATTACAGCGAAACTTGGTCTTGCTACAAGGGCGGTAAAATCCATTGCGGCAAGTGCGCAACCTGCTTGGAACGCAAGGCGGCTCTCGCCGAGGCGGGCATCAACGACACAACGGAATACGAGGCGTAA